A genomic segment from Oncorhynchus keta strain PuntledgeMale-10-30-2019 chromosome 9, Oket_V2, whole genome shotgun sequence encodes:
- the rapgef1b gene encoding rap guanine nucleotide exchange factor 1b isoform X3 yields the protein MSGKIESKQDSQRSHLSSFTMKLMDKFHSPKIKRTPSKKGKQLQVEPVVKSQEKPVNKKVSRLEEQEKEVVSALRYFKTIVDKMVVEKKVLEMLPGSASKVLEAILPLVQVEARITHNSAVSSCHNRVYQSLANLIRWSDHVMLDGINLDDKDNVVAVTTVIKAVLDGVKELVKLTIKKQEQPSPTTPNRPPPPPITTPESRSELPLTEREREILSKTPLTEAVTDMAEEDVAPPKPPLPGLKMDALSPPPALPPKKRQSASSPTRVAVVATMSRGSSLPCSVHSQQQDYEQEFLQRRFSGGSQSYGCDSQRLSPYSSMGKLSRSEEQLCSMEQDSGQCSRNTSCETLDNTESYDPDYDFLHQDLAVFTGDTHLPSTTTPSGVMSLSPLPESHSECSSPVPPHAQFRSPPAPHHQQPHPPQSEYWTPQPSSHIIPLQLSRISAPPALPQKKRRSSQVSPYQDGCGSSGGPLNERSPSQYENLSEEELLHPTPPFPLFTPNSPMPQSNGGVFVTQYLASENADLPSSPPPLPEKRNKHVLAYMQFVEDYSEPQPSVFYQTPQNESIYEQRNKRFQDVYGLNDSFSSTDSVHEPLPIPLSPPPALPPKKRQLSSDQVALTNATVLDGSRGGPNGSLANSLGSVAICLPPPETTSLLTDSLLRTSAVSVDEGGEGEYVNLYSSSQANEELELPPCLRPIAADDVIQDPAPQMQSSNSKEALDKDRRQKSTDSVQSDEEEVDELSLIDHKEIMSRITLKQENDDGPDVRAGSGDILLVHATETDRKDLVLYCEVFLTTYRTFISPEDLIKKLHYRYTRFCHSPDTFKKRVSKNTFFVLVRLVDELCLVELTEDILKQLMDLVFRLVCNGELSLARVLRKNILDKVEQKKLLRCTNSLKPLAARGVSARPGTLHDFRSHEIADQLTLLDAELFYNIEIPEVLLWAKEQNEEKSPNLTQFTEHFNNMSYWVRSLIIQQEKGQDREKLLLKFIKIMKHLRKLNNFNSYLAILSALDSAPIRRLEWQKQTSEGLEEYCTLIDSSSSFRVYRAALADVEPPCIPYLGLILQDLTFVHLGNPDLIDGKVNFSKRWQQFNILDSMRRFQQVHYELKRNDDIVCFFNDFSDHLAEEALWELSLKIKPRNITRRRTEREEKT from the exons AAGGTGAGTCGGCtggaggagcaggagaaggaggtggTGAGCGCACTACGCTACTTCAAGACCATCGTGGACAAGATGGTGGTGGAGAAGAAGGTGCTGGAGATGCTGCCTGGCTCGGCCAGCAAGGTGCTGGAGGCTATTCTACCTCTGGTGCAGGTGGAGGCCCGGATAACACACAA TTCGGCTGTGTCGTCGTGTCACAACCGGGTGTACCAGAGCCTTGCCAACCTGATCCGCTGGTCCGACCACGTCATGCTGGACGGCATCAACCTTGATGACAAGGACAACGTGGTCGCGGTCACGACAGTCATCAAAGCCGTTCTGGATGGGGTCAAG GAGCTGGTCAAACTCACCATAAAGAAACAGGAGCAACCCTCCCCCACCACACCCAACAGACCCCCACCACCACCTATCACTACACCAGAGAG CAGGTCAGAGTTGCCACTGACAGAACGGGAGAGGGAGATCCTGAGTAAGACCCCGCTCACCGAGGCTGTGACGGACATGGCAGAGGAGGACGTAGCTCCGCCCAAACCCCCCCTCCCTGGCCTGAAAATGGATGCGCTCAG ccctccTCCAGCTTTGCCCCCAAAGAAGCGTCAGTCGGCCTCGTCGCCCACCCGTGTAGCAGTGGTGGCCACCATGAGCCGCGGCTCCAGCCTGCCCTGCAGCGTCCACAGTCAG caGCAGGACTATGAGCAGGAGTTCCTCCAGAGGCGTTTCTCAGGGGGCAGCCAGTCGTATGGGTGCGACTCTCAGCGCCTCTCGCCCTACAGCAGCATGGGGAAGCTCAGCAGGTCTGAAGAGCAGCTCTGCTCCATggaacaggacagtggacagtgctCCAGAAATACTAGCTGTGAGACACTGG acaacacagagagtTACGACCCCGACTATGACTTCCTCCACCAGGACCTCGCTGTCTTCACAGGGGACACCCACCtgccctccactaccaccccctcAGGGGTCATGTCCCTGTCCCCCCTCCCCGAGTCCCACAGTGAGTGCTCCTCCCCCGTGCCTCCTCACGCCCAGTTCAGGTCACCACCCGCCCCACACCACCAACAACCCCACCCACCCCAGTCTGAGTACTGGACCCCCCAGCCCAGTTCCCACATCATCCCCTTGCAACTATCCCGCATCAGTGCTCCTCCAGCATTACCCCAGAAGAAGCGCCGCAGCTCCCAGGTTTCACCTTATCAGGATGGGTGTGGCTCCTCGGGGGGACCCCTCAACGAGAGGTCCCCTTCCCAATACGAAAACCTGTCGGAGGAGGAGCTGCTGCACCCCACACCACCCTTTCCCCTCTTCACTCCCAACTCGCCCATGCCCCAGAGCAACGGGGGAGTGTTCGTGACCCAGTACCTGGCTAGCGAGAACGCCGACCTGCCCTCTAGTCCACCGCCACTGCCTGAGAAGAGGAACAAGCACG TCCTGGCGTACATGCAGTTTGTGGAGGACTACTCAGAGCCCCAGCCCTCAGTGTTCTACCAGACCCCACAGAATGAGAGCATCTATGAGCAGAGGAACAAACGCTTCCAGGACGTCTATGGCCTCAACGACTCCTTCAGCAGCACCGACTCGGTCCACGAGCCCCTTCCCATACCCCTTTCCCCCCCCCCCGCCCTGCCCCCCAAGAAGAGGcagctg AGTTCAGACCAGGTCGCCTTGACCAATGCCACTGTATTGGATGGCAGCAGGGGCGGGCCCAACGGTTCCCTGGCCAACTCATTGGGCTCTGTGGccatctgtcttcctcctcctgaGACCACTTCTCTTCTAACTGACTCTCTCCTCCGCACCTCGGCAGTG AGCGTCGACGAGGGTGGCGAGGGCGAGTATGTCAACCTGTACTCATCCAGCCAGGCCAATGAGGAGCTGGAGCTGCCTCCCTGCCTCAGA CCAATCGCTGCTGATGATGTCATTCAAGACCCCGCCCCACAAATGCAATCCTCCAATAGCAAGGAGGCTCTGGACAAGGACAG GAGGCAGAAGTCGACAGACTCGGTCCAGAGCGATGAGGAGGAAGTGGATGAGCTCTCTCTCATCGACCACAAAGAGATCATGTCCCGGATAACACTCAAACAGGAG aatGACGATGGACCTGATGTGCGTGCTGGATCAGGGGATATTCTGTTAGTCCACGCCACAGAGACAGACCGCAAAG ATCTGGTGTTGTACTGTGAGGTCTTCCTGACCACATACAGGACCTTCATCAGCCCAGAGGACCTCATTAAGAAGCTCCACTACAGATA CACCAGGTTCTGTCACAGTCCAGACACGTTTAAGAAGCGGGTCAGCAAGAACACCTTCTTTGTGCTCGTTAGACTGGTGGACGAACTGTG TCTGGTGGAGTTAACAGAGGACATCCTGAAGCAGCTGATGGACCTGGTGTTCAGGCTGGTGTGTAACGGCGAGCTGAGCCTGGCCCGCGTGCTCCGCAAGAACATCCTGGACAAG GTGGAGCAGAAGAAGCTGCTGCGCTGCACCAACTCCCTCAAGCCGCTGGCCGCCCGGGGCGTGTCCGCCAG GCCCGGAACGCTGCATGACTTCCGCAGCCATGAAATCGCAGATCAGCTCACGCTCCTGGATGCAGAACTTTTCTACAACATCGAG ATTCCTGAGGTGTTGCTTTGGGCCAAGGAACAGAACGAGGAAAAGAGTCCCAATCTGACTCAGTTCACAGAGCACTTTAACAATATGAGCTACTG GGTGCGCTCTCTAATCATTCAGCAGGAGAAAGGCCAGGACAGAGAGAAGCTGCTCCTCAAGTTCATTAAGATCATGAAG CACTTAagaaagttaaacaatttcaactCGTACTTGGCAATACTGTCTGCCCTGGACTCAGCCCCCATCCGCAGACTGGAGTGGCAGAAACAGACATCAGAG GGATTGGAGGAATACTGCACTTTGATTGACAGCTCGTCGTCTTTCCGAGTGTACAGGGCGGCTCTGGCCGACGTGGAGCCTCCATGCATCCCATACCT cGGTCTAATCCTGCAGGACCTGACCTTCGTCCACCTGGGGAACCCTGATCTCATCGATGGGAAGGTCAACTTCTCTAAGCGCTGGCAGCAGTTCAACATCCTGGACAGCATGAGGCGCTTCCAGCAAGT GCATTATGAGCTGAAGCGCAACGACGACATTGTGTGCTTCTTCAACGACTTCAGCGACCACCTGGCCGAGGAGGCGCTGTGGGAGCTCTCACTGAAGATCAAGCCTCGAAACATCACCCGGAGGCGGACAGAGCGCGAAGAGAAGACCTAG
- the rapgef1b gene encoding rap guanine nucleotide exchange factor 1b isoform X4, with the protein MSGKIESKQDSQRSHLSSFTMKLMDKFHSPKIKRTPSKKGKQLQVEPVVKSQEKPVNKKVSRLEEQEKEVVSALRYFKTIVDKMVVEKKVLEMLPGSASKVLEAILPLVQVEARITHNSAVSSCHNRVYQSLANLIRWSDHVMLDGINLDDKDNVVAVTTVIKAVLDGVKELVKLTIKKQEQPSPTTPNRPPPPPITTPESRSELPLTEREREILSKTPLTEAVTDMAEEDVAPPKPPLPGLKMDALSPPPALPPKKRQSASSPTRVAVVATMSRGSSLPCSVHSQQDYEQEFLQRRFSGGSQSYGCDSQRLSPYSSMGKLSRSEEQLCSMEQDSGQCSRNTSCETLDNTESYDPDYDFLHQDLAVFTGDTHLPSTTTPSGVMSLSPLPESHSECSSPVPPHAQFRSPPAPHHQQPHPPQSEYWTPQPSSHIIPLQLSRISAPPALPQKKRRSSQVSPYQDGCGSSGGPLNERSPSQYENLSEEELLHPTPPFPLFTPNSPMPQSNGGVFVTQYLASENADLPSSPPPLPEKRNKHVLAYMQFVEDYSEPQPSVFYQTPQNESIYEQRNKRFQDVYGLNDSFSSTDSVHEPLPIPLSPPPALPPKKRQLSSDQVALTNATVLDGSRGGPNGSLANSLGSVAICLPPPETTSLLTDSLLRTSAVSVDEGGEGEYVNLYSSSQANEELELPPCLRPIAADDVIQDPAPQMQSSNSKEALDKDSRRQKSTDSVQSDEEEVDELSLIDHKEIMSRITLKQENDDGPDVRAGSGDILLVHATETDRKDLVLYCEVFLTTYRTFISPEDLIKKLHYRYTRFCHSPDTFKKRVSKNTFFVLVRLVDELCLVELTEDILKQLMDLVFRLVCNGELSLARVLRKNILDKVEQKKLLRCTNSLKPLAARGVSARPGTLHDFRSHEIADQLTLLDAELFYNIEIPEVLLWAKEQNEEKSPNLTQFTEHFNNMSYWVRSLIIQQEKGQDREKLLLKFIKIMKHLRKLNNFNSYLAILSALDSAPIRRLEWQKQTSEGLEEYCTLIDSSSSFRVYRAALADVEPPCIPYLGLILQDLTFVHLGNPDLIDGKVNFSKRWQQFNILDSMRRFQQVHYELKRNDDIVCFFNDFSDHLAEEALWELSLKIKPRNITRRRTEREEKT; encoded by the exons AAGGTGAGTCGGCtggaggagcaggagaaggaggtggTGAGCGCACTACGCTACTTCAAGACCATCGTGGACAAGATGGTGGTGGAGAAGAAGGTGCTGGAGATGCTGCCTGGCTCGGCCAGCAAGGTGCTGGAGGCTATTCTACCTCTGGTGCAGGTGGAGGCCCGGATAACACACAA TTCGGCTGTGTCGTCGTGTCACAACCGGGTGTACCAGAGCCTTGCCAACCTGATCCGCTGGTCCGACCACGTCATGCTGGACGGCATCAACCTTGATGACAAGGACAACGTGGTCGCGGTCACGACAGTCATCAAAGCCGTTCTGGATGGGGTCAAG GAGCTGGTCAAACTCACCATAAAGAAACAGGAGCAACCCTCCCCCACCACACCCAACAGACCCCCACCACCACCTATCACTACACCAGAGAG CAGGTCAGAGTTGCCACTGACAGAACGGGAGAGGGAGATCCTGAGTAAGACCCCGCTCACCGAGGCTGTGACGGACATGGCAGAGGAGGACGTAGCTCCGCCCAAACCCCCCCTCCCTGGCCTGAAAATGGATGCGCTCAG ccctccTCCAGCTTTGCCCCCAAAGAAGCGTCAGTCGGCCTCGTCGCCCACCCGTGTAGCAGTGGTGGCCACCATGAGCCGCGGCTCCAGCCTGCCCTGCAGCGTCCACAGTCAG CAGGACTATGAGCAGGAGTTCCTCCAGAGGCGTTTCTCAGGGGGCAGCCAGTCGTATGGGTGCGACTCTCAGCGCCTCTCGCCCTACAGCAGCATGGGGAAGCTCAGCAGGTCTGAAGAGCAGCTCTGCTCCATggaacaggacagtggacagtgctCCAGAAATACTAGCTGTGAGACACTGG acaacacagagagtTACGACCCCGACTATGACTTCCTCCACCAGGACCTCGCTGTCTTCACAGGGGACACCCACCtgccctccactaccaccccctcAGGGGTCATGTCCCTGTCCCCCCTCCCCGAGTCCCACAGTGAGTGCTCCTCCCCCGTGCCTCCTCACGCCCAGTTCAGGTCACCACCCGCCCCACACCACCAACAACCCCACCCACCCCAGTCTGAGTACTGGACCCCCCAGCCCAGTTCCCACATCATCCCCTTGCAACTATCCCGCATCAGTGCTCCTCCAGCATTACCCCAGAAGAAGCGCCGCAGCTCCCAGGTTTCACCTTATCAGGATGGGTGTGGCTCCTCGGGGGGACCCCTCAACGAGAGGTCCCCTTCCCAATACGAAAACCTGTCGGAGGAGGAGCTGCTGCACCCCACACCACCCTTTCCCCTCTTCACTCCCAACTCGCCCATGCCCCAGAGCAACGGGGGAGTGTTCGTGACCCAGTACCTGGCTAGCGAGAACGCCGACCTGCCCTCTAGTCCACCGCCACTGCCTGAGAAGAGGAACAAGCACG TCCTGGCGTACATGCAGTTTGTGGAGGACTACTCAGAGCCCCAGCCCTCAGTGTTCTACCAGACCCCACAGAATGAGAGCATCTATGAGCAGAGGAACAAACGCTTCCAGGACGTCTATGGCCTCAACGACTCCTTCAGCAGCACCGACTCGGTCCACGAGCCCCTTCCCATACCCCTTTCCCCCCCCCCCGCCCTGCCCCCCAAGAAGAGGcagctg AGTTCAGACCAGGTCGCCTTGACCAATGCCACTGTATTGGATGGCAGCAGGGGCGGGCCCAACGGTTCCCTGGCCAACTCATTGGGCTCTGTGGccatctgtcttcctcctcctgaGACCACTTCTCTTCTAACTGACTCTCTCCTCCGCACCTCGGCAGTG AGCGTCGACGAGGGTGGCGAGGGCGAGTATGTCAACCTGTACTCATCCAGCCAGGCCAATGAGGAGCTGGAGCTGCCTCCCTGCCTCAGA CCAATCGCTGCTGATGATGTCATTCAAGACCCCGCCCCACAAATGCAATCCTCCAATAGCAAGGAGGCTCTGGACAAGGACAG CAGGAGGCAGAAGTCGACAGACTCGGTCCAGAGCGATGAGGAGGAAGTGGATGAGCTCTCTCTCATCGACCACAAAGAGATCATGTCCCGGATAACACTCAAACAGGAG aatGACGATGGACCTGATGTGCGTGCTGGATCAGGGGATATTCTGTTAGTCCACGCCACAGAGACAGACCGCAAAG ATCTGGTGTTGTACTGTGAGGTCTTCCTGACCACATACAGGACCTTCATCAGCCCAGAGGACCTCATTAAGAAGCTCCACTACAGATA CACCAGGTTCTGTCACAGTCCAGACACGTTTAAGAAGCGGGTCAGCAAGAACACCTTCTTTGTGCTCGTTAGACTGGTGGACGAACTGTG TCTGGTGGAGTTAACAGAGGACATCCTGAAGCAGCTGATGGACCTGGTGTTCAGGCTGGTGTGTAACGGCGAGCTGAGCCTGGCCCGCGTGCTCCGCAAGAACATCCTGGACAAG GTGGAGCAGAAGAAGCTGCTGCGCTGCACCAACTCCCTCAAGCCGCTGGCCGCCCGGGGCGTGTCCGCCAG GCCCGGAACGCTGCATGACTTCCGCAGCCATGAAATCGCAGATCAGCTCACGCTCCTGGATGCAGAACTTTTCTACAACATCGAG ATTCCTGAGGTGTTGCTTTGGGCCAAGGAACAGAACGAGGAAAAGAGTCCCAATCTGACTCAGTTCACAGAGCACTTTAACAATATGAGCTACTG GGTGCGCTCTCTAATCATTCAGCAGGAGAAAGGCCAGGACAGAGAGAAGCTGCTCCTCAAGTTCATTAAGATCATGAAG CACTTAagaaagttaaacaatttcaactCGTACTTGGCAATACTGTCTGCCCTGGACTCAGCCCCCATCCGCAGACTGGAGTGGCAGAAACAGACATCAGAG GGATTGGAGGAATACTGCACTTTGATTGACAGCTCGTCGTCTTTCCGAGTGTACAGGGCGGCTCTGGCCGACGTGGAGCCTCCATGCATCCCATACCT cGGTCTAATCCTGCAGGACCTGACCTTCGTCCACCTGGGGAACCCTGATCTCATCGATGGGAAGGTCAACTTCTCTAAGCGCTGGCAGCAGTTCAACATCCTGGACAGCATGAGGCGCTTCCAGCAAGT GCATTATGAGCTGAAGCGCAACGACGACATTGTGTGCTTCTTCAACGACTTCAGCGACCACCTGGCCGAGGAGGCGCTGTGGGAGCTCTCACTGAAGATCAAGCCTCGAAACATCACCCGGAGGCGGACAGAGCGCGAAGAGAAGACCTAG
- the rapgef1b gene encoding rap guanine nucleotide exchange factor 1b isoform X7, with product MKLMDKFHSPKIKRTPSKKGKQLQVEPVVKSQEKPVNKKVSRLEEQEKEVVSALRYFKTIVDKMVVEKKVLEMLPGSASKVLEAILPLVQVEARITHNSAVSSCHNRVYQSLANLIRWSDHVMLDGINLDDKDNVVAVTTVIKAVLDGVKELVKLTIKKQEQPSPTTPNRPPPPPITTPESRSELPLTEREREILSKTPLTEAVTDMAEEDVAPPKPPLPGLKMDALSPPPALPPKKRQSASSPTRVAVVATMSRGSSLPCSVHSQQQDYEQEFLQRRFSGGSQSYGCDSQRLSPYSSMGKLSRSEEQLCSMEQDSGQCSRNTSCETLDNTESYDPDYDFLHQDLAVFTGDTHLPSTTTPSGVMSLSPLPESHSECSSPVPPHAQFRSPPAPHHQQPHPPQSEYWTPQPSSHIIPLQLSRISAPPALPQKKRRSSQVSPYQDGCGSSGGPLNERSPSQYENLSEEELLHPTPPFPLFTPNSPMPQSNGGVFVTQYLASENADLPSSPPPLPEKRNKHVLAYMQFVEDYSEPQPSVFYQTPQNESIYEQRNKRFQDVYGLNDSFSSTDSVHEPLPIPLSPPPALPPKKRQLSSDQVALTNATVLDGSRGGPNGSLANSLGSVAICLPPPETTSLLTDSLLRTSAVSVDEGGEGEYVNLYSSSQANEELELPPCLRPIAADDVIQDPAPQMQSSNSKEALDKDSRRQKSTDSVQSDEEEVDELSLIDHKEIMSRITLKQENDDGPDVRAGSGDILLVHATETDRKDLVLYCEVFLTTYRTFISPEDLIKKLHYRYTRFCHSPDTFKKRVSKNTFFVLVRLVDELCLVELTEDILKQLMDLVFRLVCNGELSLARVLRKNILDKVEQKKLLRCTNSLKPLAARGVSARPGTLHDFRSHEIADQLTLLDAELFYNIEIPEVLLWAKEQNEEKSPNLTQFTEHFNNMSYWVRSLIIQQEKGQDREKLLLKFIKIMKHLRKLNNFNSYLAILSALDSAPIRRLEWQKQTSEGLEEYCTLIDSSSSFRVYRAALADVEPPCIPYLGLILQDLTFVHLGNPDLIDGKVNFSKRWQQFNILDSMRRFQQVHYELKRNDDIVCFFNDFSDHLAEEALWELSLKIKPRNITRRRTEREEKT from the exons AAGGTGAGTCGGCtggaggagcaggagaaggaggtggTGAGCGCACTACGCTACTTCAAGACCATCGTGGACAAGATGGTGGTGGAGAAGAAGGTGCTGGAGATGCTGCCTGGCTCGGCCAGCAAGGTGCTGGAGGCTATTCTACCTCTGGTGCAGGTGGAGGCCCGGATAACACACAA TTCGGCTGTGTCGTCGTGTCACAACCGGGTGTACCAGAGCCTTGCCAACCTGATCCGCTGGTCCGACCACGTCATGCTGGACGGCATCAACCTTGATGACAAGGACAACGTGGTCGCGGTCACGACAGTCATCAAAGCCGTTCTGGATGGGGTCAAG GAGCTGGTCAAACTCACCATAAAGAAACAGGAGCAACCCTCCCCCACCACACCCAACAGACCCCCACCACCACCTATCACTACACCAGAGAG CAGGTCAGAGTTGCCACTGACAGAACGGGAGAGGGAGATCCTGAGTAAGACCCCGCTCACCGAGGCTGTGACGGACATGGCAGAGGAGGACGTAGCTCCGCCCAAACCCCCCCTCCCTGGCCTGAAAATGGATGCGCTCAG ccctccTCCAGCTTTGCCCCCAAAGAAGCGTCAGTCGGCCTCGTCGCCCACCCGTGTAGCAGTGGTGGCCACCATGAGCCGCGGCTCCAGCCTGCCCTGCAGCGTCCACAGTCAG caGCAGGACTATGAGCAGGAGTTCCTCCAGAGGCGTTTCTCAGGGGGCAGCCAGTCGTATGGGTGCGACTCTCAGCGCCTCTCGCCCTACAGCAGCATGGGGAAGCTCAGCAGGTCTGAAGAGCAGCTCTGCTCCATggaacaggacagtggacagtgctCCAGAAATACTAGCTGTGAGACACTGG acaacacagagagtTACGACCCCGACTATGACTTCCTCCACCAGGACCTCGCTGTCTTCACAGGGGACACCCACCtgccctccactaccaccccctcAGGGGTCATGTCCCTGTCCCCCCTCCCCGAGTCCCACAGTGAGTGCTCCTCCCCCGTGCCTCCTCACGCCCAGTTCAGGTCACCACCCGCCCCACACCACCAACAACCCCACCCACCCCAGTCTGAGTACTGGACCCCCCAGCCCAGTTCCCACATCATCCCCTTGCAACTATCCCGCATCAGTGCTCCTCCAGCATTACCCCAGAAGAAGCGCCGCAGCTCCCAGGTTTCACCTTATCAGGATGGGTGTGGCTCCTCGGGGGGACCCCTCAACGAGAGGTCCCCTTCCCAATACGAAAACCTGTCGGAGGAGGAGCTGCTGCACCCCACACCACCCTTTCCCCTCTTCACTCCCAACTCGCCCATGCCCCAGAGCAACGGGGGAGTGTTCGTGACCCAGTACCTGGCTAGCGAGAACGCCGACCTGCCCTCTAGTCCACCGCCACTGCCTGAGAAGAGGAACAAGCACG TCCTGGCGTACATGCAGTTTGTGGAGGACTACTCAGAGCCCCAGCCCTCAGTGTTCTACCAGACCCCACAGAATGAGAGCATCTATGAGCAGAGGAACAAACGCTTCCAGGACGTCTATGGCCTCAACGACTCCTTCAGCAGCACCGACTCGGTCCACGAGCCCCTTCCCATACCCCTTTCCCCCCCCCCCGCCCTGCCCCCCAAGAAGAGGcagctg AGTTCAGACCAGGTCGCCTTGACCAATGCCACTGTATTGGATGGCAGCAGGGGCGGGCCCAACGGTTCCCTGGCCAACTCATTGGGCTCTGTGGccatctgtcttcctcctcctgaGACCACTTCTCTTCTAACTGACTCTCTCCTCCGCACCTCGGCAGTG AGCGTCGACGAGGGTGGCGAGGGCGAGTATGTCAACCTGTACTCATCCAGCCAGGCCAATGAGGAGCTGGAGCTGCCTCCCTGCCTCAGA CCAATCGCTGCTGATGATGTCATTCAAGACCCCGCCCCACAAATGCAATCCTCCAATAGCAAGGAGGCTCTGGACAAGGACAG CAGGAGGCAGAAGTCGACAGACTCGGTCCAGAGCGATGAGGAGGAAGTGGATGAGCTCTCTCTCATCGACCACAAAGAGATCATGTCCCGGATAACACTCAAACAGGAG aatGACGATGGACCTGATGTGCGTGCTGGATCAGGGGATATTCTGTTAGTCCACGCCACAGAGACAGACCGCAAAG ATCTGGTGTTGTACTGTGAGGTCTTCCTGACCACATACAGGACCTTCATCAGCCCAGAGGACCTCATTAAGAAGCTCCACTACAGATA CACCAGGTTCTGTCACAGTCCAGACACGTTTAAGAAGCGGGTCAGCAAGAACACCTTCTTTGTGCTCGTTAGACTGGTGGACGAACTGTG TCTGGTGGAGTTAACAGAGGACATCCTGAAGCAGCTGATGGACCTGGTGTTCAGGCTGGTGTGTAACGGCGAGCTGAGCCTGGCCCGCGTGCTCCGCAAGAACATCCTGGACAAG GTGGAGCAGAAGAAGCTGCTGCGCTGCACCAACTCCCTCAAGCCGCTGGCCGCCCGGGGCGTGTCCGCCAG GCCCGGAACGCTGCATGACTTCCGCAGCCATGAAATCGCAGATCAGCTCACGCTCCTGGATGCAGAACTTTTCTACAACATCGAG ATTCCTGAGGTGTTGCTTTGGGCCAAGGAACAGAACGAGGAAAAGAGTCCCAATCTGACTCAGTTCACAGAGCACTTTAACAATATGAGCTACTG GGTGCGCTCTCTAATCATTCAGCAGGAGAAAGGCCAGGACAGAGAGAAGCTGCTCCTCAAGTTCATTAAGATCATGAAG CACTTAagaaagttaaacaatttcaactCGTACTTGGCAATACTGTCTGCCCTGGACTCAGCCCCCATCCGCAGACTGGAGTGGCAGAAACAGACATCAGAG GGATTGGAGGAATACTGCACTTTGATTGACAGCTCGTCGTCTTTCCGAGTGTACAGGGCGGCTCTGGCCGACGTGGAGCCTCCATGCATCCCATACCT cGGTCTAATCCTGCAGGACCTGACCTTCGTCCACCTGGGGAACCCTGATCTCATCGATGGGAAGGTCAACTTCTCTAAGCGCTGGCAGCAGTTCAACATCCTGGACAGCATGAGGCGCTTCCAGCAAGT GCATTATGAGCTGAAGCGCAACGACGACATTGTGTGCTTCTTCAACGACTTCAGCGACCACCTGGCCGAGGAGGCGCTGTGGGAGCTCTCACTGAAGATCAAGCCTCGAAACATCACCCGGAGGCGGACAGAGCGCGAAGAGAAGACCTAG